CTCAACCCAGATTAATTTACTTTTGCACTCACCCATCCCTTGATGGATCTAAAAATTTAGTGACATTAATTGTAATGACGAATATCATATATCCATCAGCCTGAAATGTTTTTTCTTGTAGAACATGATCATTATGATTATATATACAACCATTAAGTTTTTTAAAATGACCGTGGCAATGCACGTGCATTCTACTAGTATTACAGGCAAGTGAGGCACGTCAACCATCCACATAGCAATGTTACCCTATGCATCAACCTAATGGTGGGTCCTAACAATAAGGGTTCATATCTAAATCTAAAGTACAGCAAAATTATATTAGCAATTGAAGCTGAGAGGAAGCGGTTACTAAACCTAGGTTGCTTGCTGTCCGGTTCGGACATGGTGTGCATGTAATGACACCATCAATAACATGGGCAACTAGGCGCGTTGCATGTATATATTTTTCTTCTATATATTGTTTTCTAACCATACTAAAAAAAGGCAACGTAGATCAATTGTTTGGCCACGGTAGCACTTTTTACAGAAACATCGTACACTCTAGAGTACATATGTGTAACAAGACGCTAGCTTTGAAACACTCTGGCAGAAGTCTTTCAAGGCTGATTATGCACCCTGCCCTATGAATTTTCCGCATCAGAATGAACTTTCCTTGCAAATGCACAAATTGAGTGGTGCATATGTATCTTTTTTTAAACCACCACATATATTGATTAACCAAGATTGTTATTACAATCATTCATTACAAGATTCACCAGGCAGGGCGGAACATCGTTAACAAGGACACCATCCGATCTATTATTGAAACTAAACTTTGCAATCGTATGGCCCACAACATTAGCCGAACGATTAATCTTGGAGTATTTAAAATTATTTATAAGCTTTGATAAATTCCTCGCTTCCTTTTTCAAATCAGCCATTGTTTCATTTGCAAGGGACGCAACAACAAACGCACAATCAGTCTCCAAAATTATAGGATTGTAAAAGGTAATACCTATATATAGACCCGCAGTGCATGCTCGGAGTTCCGACTCCTCCATGCTTTTACAAAGCCCAATGTAATCCCAGGAAGAGACGAGGACCTTCCCCGAAGAGTCCCTGACCACCACACCCACACTTGTAGCGCTAAtgctctccacaaagcttgcatcaacattgATCTTAATATACTCCGAAGGAGGGGGTTGCCATAACACCCGAgtttccataggattagaaacaatTTTTAATCCAGACAGCAGACCTTTACGTTTATTTTTCGAGTCCACCTCTGGGCAGGATTGAATTGAGACAAATGACGACCAATAATTCTCCACAAAATTAACAGAGGCCGAGACAAGTTTCTTCCCCGTACCAAATATCAAGTCATTCCTCAAGTGTTAGGCTCTCCAGAAAATGAAAATAATTTGGTCACGGAGAGTAGCATTCGATTGGTCCAAAAGAATAAGAAACCAATTAGACCCCGAATGCTTAAAAACCTCCTCCGCAGGAAGATCCCATATATCCCTCATTGCCATACGCAACGCATATGCCTTAGGGAACTTGACTAGCGCATGAAACATATTTTCATCTTCCATTCCACAAATAGAACATGTACTAAGAGTGGCTTGGTGGTGCAGGACTCTGTTTACCTAGACGGCCAAGCTATTCGTAGCGACACGCCAAGTAAAAATACGAATCTTCTGAGGAACATTTGCCTTCCAAATAATATCCCAAATCTTCCTCTCCCCCAACACCGTGCCACTGTATTGCCCTTCATCTTCTTTACGTTCCTTTAGATTAAGCGCAAGCATGTACGCGCTTTTAACCGAGAATAAATCATTCTTCTCAAAATGCCAAGCTATAAAATCAGCTTCCCTTGACGACTGAAGACGTAGACTTAAAATCTCCTCTGCATCATGTGGATAAAATAAGTGCCTAACCAAATTCTCATCCCATCTCCTCTGTCCACTCAAAATTAAGTCACACACCCATTTGATCCTGGTCCTGATCTTCTTTGCAGTAACCTTAAGACCAGAGATTCTTGGTAGCCAATTATCTCTACAAATATTAATATTAGATCCATCACATACTCGCCAAATAACACCCAATTTAAGCAGGTCCAAACCATGCAGAATACCTTGCGAAGGAAGCGAAGCTGATTGTGGAAAAACAGTGTCAAGGATATGCCCCTAGGGATAATATTTCGTCTTCATCACCTTTGCGCATAAGGACTCAGGGTTAACCACCAATCTCCAAGCCTGCTTAGCTAGCAGAGCTTGGTTAAATAATCTAAGATCACGGAAACCCATACCTCCCTCACCTTAAGGCCTAGTCAGTTTGTCCCAAGCCAACCAGTGAGTTTTCCTCCTATCATCCTCGTGAGCCCACCAAAAGTTCCTTATAATATGAGATAGCTCCTCACAAAGCGATGCCGGGAATTTAAAGATACCCATGGCATAAACTGGAAGATACTGAAGAACTGCTTTGATCAACGTTTCCTGCGCCCCACTAGATGCATATTTTTCAATCCAATCCAATAAAATTTTAAGAGCTTTTTCTTTAGTAGATTGAAATTTACCCGCCTTCATTCTTCCTTGTGGCACCGGAAGCCCAAGATATTTGTCCTCAAAACCTTCAGCGGTAATATTTAAGATTACCATGACAGACACTTGGTTTTCCATACTACACTTCTTACCGAACATAATAGAGCATTTATCAGCGCTCAATAACTGTCCAGTCCCCTTCTCGTAAGTTGAAATGATATTTTTAATTGTCAACGCTTGATCAATGGACCCCTTGAAAAACATAAGGCAATCATCGGCAAATAAAAGATGAGAGATACCCGGTGCATATGTATCTTTAAGTTTGCAGTGCTTGAGTCAGAGTCGGACAATCGATGCAGACCACATGAACATGCTCCGAAGGGCATGAGTGCCCCAAGAGAATAACAACTTTCTCAGTGGGAGGACATAGACAAAACACTACTAGTTGTGCACTCCGAGAATTTTTTTTTTTTAGATTCATTATCACACCTTCAACTTAGGATACGATTATAGTTACAACTGATTTactgaagaaaaaaaatgcatATATCAGAATACATAACTTTCAAAAGCATCATATAATTAAAATTATCTCTCAATGATAGTATATTTAATAGGTTCCATTTGATGTCGTCTCTTTCAGTCGTTAACTGGACACTGTCGAGTAGCTCCCAAAGATTTATGAACTGATCAATGTCCTCTGAAGACACAACTCGTTGCAGTTCGTTCATCCATCTTCAACCAGTGAGTTTTTCCGGCGCGCTAGGCAAAACATCCTTGGGGAAATCTCCTTTGGCGCCTGACCCAACAACCATTTATCCTTAAAAAATGAGCTATCGAACCATCACCGATGATAATTGTGGTGGAAGTAGCAAACAGTTGTCTATCAATCATGTCACAGGGAATGACTGTCCCTTTCTAGGATTTGTCCTCCTCTTGCCATTCGCTCCACATCCATTTTAGCCTCAGCGATCTTCCAGTTAAAAACGTACACGCCTCAGCCACCGCTCAAGCCCCTATAAAAGGACGCGCCTTTCTCTTTCCGTCGCACGTCTCCCTAATCTCGTCGAAGCCTGTCCTCTCCTTCCTACCTCCCTCCTGGTCCGTGCCTCGACGGCCTCGGTCGCCGGGCCCAAATATGGAGGTGGACATGCATCCGGAGGCCGAGCGACAGCTCCGCGACAAGTTGAATTGTTGCTTCTGCGACCTCCGCATCGCCATGCCCATCACGTCCAACGAGCATAAGGCCTCCCTCCTCGCGGATGGTGCGGCCTACGTCATCGAGCTCCACGCGGGCATGGAGCCGCTCAAGGAGGATAGCAAACTGCCCGCCGCCGTGAGATAGGAGACGAGCGTGACATCCTACGGCGGTGTGCCGCTTCCTTCTAGCACCACCAGGTCGGCAACGAGGCGGCGAAAGTTTGGCTTTTGGAGCGGGAGGCGGCAGCAGTGCGCGTGACGACAGCTGGGAGGTCCGTCTCGCACGCGGCAAGTGCAACGATTCCGTCGCGCAGCAGCGTAGCCGGCGGGAGACGAGGACGTGCGGTCGATGCCACGCGAAGGACACGCCACAACGGCGGGCCGGCAGACGGCGGAAGCTGTGCAATGTGTGCCGTATCCACTACAGGTTTGGCGTCGAGAATATCTCCGAAGCGACAAGCAGTCCTGGTTGGCAAAGCATAGGAGGCTGCATCGCGCGCGCGACATCCTTGATGCGGCTCGCAGGTGAGCAGCAGCCACGTCCATCTGCTACTTAAATTTCTCTCTAAAGCTCCTTAATCTGGGTTCTCTCTTCACTGCCGGCGAGGGTGTCGCCTAGGAGCGGCGGGGGCAGGGCCGGGGGTCGCCGATGGGTGACCTCTGGCTCAGAGCTGCCCACTAGGATTGGATGAGAACCAGTTATGAACGTATGATTGATGTTATATATTCTAAAAAACAGTTCGTGGTTCAAGGGGGATGGTGCAATTCCAGTCAAAACTGTTTATACATGTTCAGCACTTGCTGTAACTCAGTTTTTAACAGTTCTGTATGCTTACTAAACAATATGGTTTTACCCCCTTCTCATATTTGTTGTATGCAGGCATCAAGACTAAACAAGAAATTATTCAGGCTAATGAATATAACTCCTGGGAGCTATGTTAAAATTGTATGCGTGGCATGTTTGAGTGTCTATCAATATATTAGCATTCTGATACGCTTGCAGGTTTCACCACTTGGTCAATAGCAACCTGAGAATTTGCGTGTTCGTGTGTGCGTGGGCCATGCTGATTCGCTGACCTGATTGAGCTAGGATTTTCTTTTCTGAGTATTTTGAGTTTTTCTTGCAGTAAATTGGGCCAATCAACACGCTAATTAGTGTGGGATTTGGCCGGGTACAACTCTGGATGTATCTACAATTGTTGGTTGCTGTTAGACATTCCTTTTGTCTGGTGTATGCGTGTCCGCTTTTGTAGGGCGGTGGGTTCCTAAATTATTGCACGGTTGACATGCAGTTCCTGATTTCTGTGCCATGTCCGATTTGGCTACACTACATGTGCTCTCTTTTTAATAGTTGAATCCGGTTTTTTTTTATATTTCGAATGAATTTATGTTAGCCTTGATATTTTTCATATCAATAAAATATTATCTCTTGAAAATTCAAACAATTTTGTATATTTATAAGTTTATTCTGcattgtttttccttttttatataaaatatattatcattgacacaTTGAAATGTACAAAGTTCAAATATGTTTGTTAAGCATAATGAATGAATGCCAAAAAGTGCAACCAGTTTTAATTGAAATAAAAAGTAGTATTTTAAACAATTTTTTATACGGATTTATTGTTAGTGTGATACGATTTTCAAATATCTGGTTATGTGTTTCCTTCTTTGAAGAATTTAAGAAGTGATTCTTCACTGTTATGTCTCCGACTTTGTATTTCAGTTTATGTATTTTATCGGGACGCGAGTTAATCAAACGTGTTATCATCCGATAACAGGACTTCCACCCTACAAATGTAACATCTCCTACTATATTTCTCCTCACCAAGATGACTACTTTCAAAAATGAGTTTTCTTCCACCAAAAGTTTACGGAATATCCACAAGGAGATCTCTACATTCAACATGCCCCATATCTACGATTCTCAAAACATATCAATCAATACAACTATTAAAAcacaagaaaaaaggaagaaaattaTCATACAACCCATAATTAAAATTAATCTATCTTTATCTTCTCCATCTCCAATCACTGGCAATGCCCAACTATGTTGTTCATCTATATTTTCCATCACATGAGCCAAAAGTAGCATATACTATACATGTACCGTATCGatgggcgcggcgtgccgccgcgcggggAAAAGCTAGTATGTTGCCATAGCAGTGATCACCGAGTTGACTACCAGCAACCTCCCCGGCCTCTTATGGTCAGTTTAGCTTTCCAAGGATTTAAACTTGCAGACGCTTTGTCCAGAAGCGACTGGATTTCCATTCTCCTTAGCTTTCTGATGCTCAGTGATAGCCCTAAGTACTTGCATGGTAGATTAGCAAAAGCCTCTAGGAACACCTCTAAATTTATTGCATCACATCTGATGGTATATGCAGTGCACTTGTGTATATTGACCTTCAGCCCCGACACCTTTTCAAAACATTGCCTGATATCCTTTTATGGCCTTGACCTCTCCTTTTAATGGATTACTACAAAATCATAGCGTCATCTATGTAGAAATTCACTCCAATATTTGCTACTTTTGTGGTGGGTCGAGGTAGAATCCACCTCTGTGTTGCTATCTCAAGCATTCTTTACGGTGGCTCCATTACCAAGGTAAAGAGCATCAGAGACAAGGGGTCCCCTTGCCTCAAGCCTCTATGTGGTGGAAGGACTTCCTTGGGATTCCGTTCAAAAGGACCCTCAAAGTTGCAGATGCCAAAAGTAAGGAGATCAAATCACACTATCTCTTGACGAATCTAAAGGCCTTCATTACTTTCAGGAATATGACCAGCCAATGGAATCGAAAGCTTTTATGATGTCCAGCTTCAAGAATATCGGCTGTTGTTGCTTCCTGTGAGCCTCTTTAATGCCATTGTTTACATATAAGAAGTTGTTCTGGATGCACCTATTTTTCAGGAACGCACTTTGACACAGGGAAATAAGATCTTTTAAGTATGGTGCCACCCTTTTTGCCAAAACTTCGCAAAGAATTTTGCAATGCTGTGCACTAAGCTTATACACATCTAGAATTATGTTCCGACATCCCTGAAAAATAATAAAATATATACATATACTCAACCTGCCGCTAACAAGTCATAAAGTCCATACTCCATACACAGGCACAAACAATAGTACATACTCATTCCGACAAGGCGAcactatacatatatatatacaagaAAAAGAATAATTAATCGTCCGTACGTAAAGTCTGAATCAGTGTGACGTGTCTTTCTTGAGAATCCTGACTCCCTTCCAGCGAGACTCCATGCAGCTCGAGTCGTGGTTCTGTGCGTACACGCCGAACTTGAAGTAGTGCGAGTCGCCCCCGCGGCCGTCGACGTGCAGCCTCTGCTGCCCGTCGATGTACACGGTGAGGGTCGACCCCTCCACGTCGTGGACCACGTTCAGCCGGAACCACCTGTCATAGATGGCATCCTCGACGATCTGCCGGTCGTAGTACCGCAGCGCGCCGTCGTAGACGTGCAGCATGAGCGTGGTGGCCGTCTCGCCGGCGCCGAACACCTGCATGATGGACACCCCCGTCGTGCCGGAGGGGACGTAACCGTAGCCTTCGAACTGCCACACACCGGAGCTGTAGTCGTATCCCTGCAGGTAGAAGCAATCAGCTGCAAGATCACTCAAATTTTATTAAACCCAAATACATAAGGTCTAGTAGTGATGATAAACTTACTGCCATCCTGATCTCAGTTCTTGGGCTGGTATGGCTCTGCCGGGCATGTGGCTTGTCTGAGGACAGCACCCACAGCTTCCGCACGGTGCCGTTGAAACTGTACCGTGCGCCGCTCGCCTCGTCGAACGGCCGCTGCAGCACAAAGTTGCTCTCGTGGAGGCTCACCGCCGTGAACCCATCGTCCGGGTCGGCGGTTTTGGGTGCCCAAGCCCCCCTCGACGCCGCAAAGGATGTCGACGCGGCCAACAAGACAAGCAGAGGCACACTAATCCAAGAGAGAGCGTGAGGGGCCATGTGTGTCTGCTTGTGTTGCTTCTCCCACTGTGTATGTTTGTGATGGACTGCAACTAACCAAGCTCTTTGCCGTTTATATAGTGTTACTCTTACTTTGGAGAAACTGCGAGCTTTTCTTGATGGTGACACTTAGAGGATTTACCGGGCCAACTGATCACTAATTAATTATTAGTGTGTAACGTATACGATCCATTTTAGTGCACTATAATTTGAGAGGTGCGCAAGATTGACTGGCCATCTCGGCTTCTTTGCTAATTTGCTTTGCTTTGTGTTGTTTTAAATTGAAGCTGGCAAATCTGTGGACTTATACGCGGACTAAATGTAGTTGTTTTGTCTATGAGTATGATGTGACGGTGTTGCACATTCTTGGGTGCTCCGCTGTGTGCTCGTTACAGAGCCTTGGAGTTACACCCCCTGCTGAACCTGATCGCCAATACCAAGAATAAACAATATCTACAAAAAAATTCTACAAGAACGTGTATCGATCGTGGTTTAGAAGACAATATTTTCTTCGAGCGTGCACAAAAAGTTACGCTAGCCTCTCTTAGTAAGTACTCTCTCTATCCCATAATGTAAAACATTTTTTGACACTTGTGTAGTGTAAAAAAAGAGCGtgttacattatgggatggagggagtaggatATAATTGCTAATTCCAAAAAGATGTCAGGAAGGAAAAAGTTCTAAAGCGACGATAGAAGCCAATTTCTTTAATGTACAAGCGTTTTTCTCCGTAGAGGGCGCTTTTTGCTGACTTATTAtgtagcatcaagtggatacaaataTAATAAGAGGCAAGTGAGTCAGGTCAACCCTCTACATAAGCTATGTTACCCTATGCATCAACCtaatggtgggtcctagctataaGGGTTCAAATTTAAACCTAAAATAGAGAAAATATATATTAGCAATTGAAGCTGAGAGGAAGCGGTTACTAAACATAGGTTGCTTGCTGTCCTGTTCGGACATGGTGTGCATGTAATGACATCACCAATAACATCGGGAACTAGACGCATTGCATGTATATATTTTTCTTCTATATATTGTTTTCTAACCATATTAAAAAAAGGGAACATACATCGCTTGTATATATTTTTCTTCTATATATTGTTTTCTAACCATATTAAAAAAAGGAACATACATCGCTTTTTTGGACACAGTGTTCATGTCATGTATGATGTCAGCAACTAGGAACCTCTTTCAAAGTTCTTCTAGGAAAATCATATGCCTGGTTTAACCATTACGTGAAATTAGATCTGATGAATTCTAGATTGATATTTTGTCTTATTTGTTGGTTGGGAAAACTTTCCAATTAATCTTTTTATATATTATTTTCTAACCATACTAAAAAACGCAACGTACATCTCTTGTTCGGACACGGTGTTCATGTCAAATGATGTCATGCATGATGTCTGCAACTAGGAACCTCTTTCAAAGTTCTTCCAGGAAAATCATATGCCTGGTTTAACCATTACGAGAAATTAGATCTGATCCTGAATTCTAGATtgatattttgttttattttttggttGGGATATTTTGTTGACTTCAATAGAAAGAACTTACCAATTAATCTTTTTATACCTATTATGTAGAACTTTTTCCAGAAACATCGTACACTCTAGCTAGAGTACATGTGTAACAAGACGCTAGCTTTGAAACACTGTGGCAGAATTCTTTCAAGGCTGCTTATGCACCCTGCCTTTTCTGCATCAGAATGAACTTTCCTTGCAGATGCACACAATGACTGGTGCATATGTATCTTTAAGTTTGCAGTGCTAGAGTCAGAGTCGGTCAATCGATGCAGACCACAAGAACATGCTCCGAAGGGCATGAGTAACGTGGACAAACCACTACTAGTAAAAGTAACGTTTTACAAGTCGGCCTAGGTAAGAGCAAGCGCGGGCGACCGTTGGATATTACTCGAGGAGAGCGATATATAGTCTTTGCGGTTTTCTACCAGTTACAGACTATTTTCCACAATGGATAAAAAATAGGATGTTAAAATCCTAAGGATTTAAATTCATTTCAAAATCCTTTGAATCAATGGAAGAGGCCGCGGTCCCTTATCGATGGAACTTTTTCCCCGTTCTCTTAACCCCCTAGTCTATCCTATGTGGTTCATACATCATCTTAAACGACCACGGGATCGGCATCGGCCGCTTTCGCATGCCCCGTCGGCCTCCGCTAGCTCACCCCACATTGTCTTCGCCCAGTCATTCGCTAGCTCCTTCACGAATCCATTAGATCAGGGCTCCCATTACAAACACAAACCCAGTGGTCAGGTCACTGTATCACACCCATCGTGAGGCGGGAGAAGGGCGGCTTCTTCATCTTCTCGGATCCCTCGTTGCGGATGGTGATCACAATGAGTGCATGCCCCGCCGCAAGGAGTGCCCCGGCGAAGTAGAACCTGATGACTGTATGGCCTCCGATGTTGGTGTTGAAGCCCGACACGTTCTTTTTCGCGGCTCCGGCTGCATGCGCATGCACTAGCACGGCCGCCACGCGGGGGAGGAACATTGACGACAGGTCAAGGAGCCCCACCTGATAAGAGGGCCCCACTGCTCAAATACCGATTTGACTACCTACACATCAGAAAAAAGAAATGAGCAAGAGCTTAGGGCACGTTTCACAATCACATCAGCCGGCTGCTGTCCCTAGAAAACTTAGGGTTCCCCTGCCTCCCGCAGGCATCGTCGCCAGCCCGCTTCGTCTCCTGTcgccttagggccatgggggcaCGGTGGATCCCGGCACTTGCTGGCGGCAGGGCTTTGTTTTTAGACGTTTCTTCGAGTTCTGTTAACacttgtgtcctgctcaggaaagCGACATGACGACAACTCTCTGAAGATAGAATAAGGTTCTTCCCACCTAGCCCCCATCCTGTCATCGGTGAGAATGTGGAGGTATGTCTCCGGTGGATCTGCCTTAGGTCTATCTGCTCAGATCTGGTCGTCGTTCGTCTACATTCAtctgtcttcaggttggatccttcctaTCTACGATATTTTTCATCGGCGATGGTTGTTGTTCtgttgcgctggtcctatggggccttagcacggcgACTTCCTAACTGTCTacggtttgcccggctccggcgaggaagggccgatgacggcggcgcgccttcgccTCGCTTTGCCCGGATCTGGACGTAATTTTTATAATTTCTAGttttcgttgtactgccatgattcaTGATGAATAGACTagaaaaaaaatttcaaaaaaaagaaagaaacaatgTTGGATAAAATTTTGTTTAAgggagtaaaatggactttttttcttaaaaaaacccgGAAGAACCCGCACTCACTCCCATTTCCCGCCCTTTGTATTCCCCCACCTCTCCCACTCACTCCAGAACCTTCCATCCGTCTGCCTTGCTCCATCACAGCCGGCTTGACCTTGGGCGTTTTTCAAGCTGCAAATCGGGGGTTTCGGACCAAATTCTTGATCCCCTTGCTGACAATCAGTGGCGATTTCTCTCTGATTCTCATTGCAGTACAAGTATAATATATATGTGTCATGATTTCTAACTAAAAATGCTCTGTGTGAGCTGGACGTGCATGGGCATGGGATCCCGGCGACAGTGGCCAACACCACCTACATGGGCATGAACGCGCTCCACTAAAAATGCTCTTCAAGCTGCCGGTCTACCAGTATCTCGTGGAGGAGGTCAAGATGGAGGTCGACATCCCCGACACTGCCCAGGGTAATTCGTCCACGCCTTTCAGATCCTAAAGCATGCATAGTTTTATGACTTGATCACCAACTTCAGATGGCTACTCTGTCTCCTATTGCTAGAGTTCACACCTGTGGCGCATGCCGTCACCAATGGCCACCTCCCCGCTGTCAGGTACCTTGTGGATCGTGGCGCCGATCTGCATCAGCAGCGTGGAAGCATCACTCTTCTTCATGCAGCTACAGTTCATGGTATGAAAGTAACTTCTCTTGATTTTTACTTTCCCCTGCCGTAAGAATATGTGTTGGTTTCATGCTCAGTCCAAGCGTTTTTGTTTTGTGCTGGATCTGTTTCATTTTCAAATTTGTTTTCTGCTGGACCTAGCATCAGATGTTACTCTACAGTGTAGGTCGGAGGGAGAGGAATGCCATGGTGATAAAAAGTGGATTTACTTTACCAATAGCTACGCTAGCCTAGTAAACGATTTTCATGTTGCCATAAATTAAAAATAGCCTGATCTTATTTGCTTCTCATGTTCATCAGCGTATAAACAGGGCAACCAATCTATGAGTTAGCCGTCTCAGAGGAGTGATAGCTGGCTTTTCTCGTACTAGTTTCTTATGTATTGAAAAAAGAATGCCGAGATTGGAGAGAACAAGAAGTAGATTGTGCAGCTTCTAGGCACTCTAAAGTGTCCATGAGAGACAGATGGACTTTTAATTATTGCGGCGAAGAATCTTTAGTGGATAAGAATTTCTTAAATTCCGGCTCTCGGTTATTACGTGAAAAATCCATGTGTCATTGTATTGCTATCAATCATTTTAGTCCAGCCATTGGAACTAGTTCTGCGGAAATTGTTTGTCTACTTAGTATTATATGCATTCTTGGGGGTATCTACTTAATAGTTCATACAGTGTTAGCTATTGCCCCACATCCTCCCGCATCCAAATGAATATTTATTTACGCAATCATCTTCTTATAGTAACTGATTATGGTAATTCTTTCTCTATGCATATTCAGAGAAATGTGAACCAACAAAAATCCTTCCCCACACTAGTTATTAAAACGTTATTGCGCAAAAAAACGTTCCATTCATGTACTGGCAATAGTATTAtgacctttttcttcttcttttctt
This DNA window, taken from Triticum aestivum cultivar Chinese Spring chromosome 1D, IWGSC CS RefSeq v2.1, whole genome shotgun sequence, encodes the following:
- the LOC123162314 gene encoding citrate-binding protein-like, translating into MAPHALSWISVPLLVLLAASTSFAASRGAWAPKTADPDDGFTAVSLHESNFVLQRPFDEASGARYSFNGTVRKLWVLSSDKPHARQSHTSPRTEIRMAGYDYSSGVWQFEGYGYVPSGTTGVSIMQVFGAGETATTLMLHVYDGALRYYDRQIVEDAIYDRWFRLNVVHDVEGSTLTVYIDGQQRLHVDGRGGDSHYFKFGVYAQNHDSSCMESRWKGVRILKKDTSH